CCCCGAGGTTCTGGCAGCCGCCGAGCGGGCGGGGATTCGGTTAGCTGGCGGTGTGGAGGATGAGTGCCTACGCGCGGCGGTGATGGCTGCTCGGGCGTTTCCCCATTTTGACCCGCGATGCTGTGGTGGCGGCGAAGCCCGGCATCGACGCAGCCGGGCAGGTGTCTGCGGCGAAAGCCGTGGAGGCGCGCCTCGACTCGCCCAGCCGGTAGACGCTGCCGCTCACGTCGGGCACGTTAGACCGGTGGCAAGCCGAACCGGCCCGCAGCGCCGGCCGGGGCGCCTGGCCCCGTCAGCCGGCTAGCTCCCGCTGCAGCTGCCTGGCATGCTCCCGGCCATGAGTGAGTTGCTGTCACACTCCTCCGTCGCCGCAATCGCATCCCTTGGTGGCGGGTCCGTGACCTTCAAGGACGTTGCCACCGCCGCCGAGGCGGTCGGTCTCCGGGTCGTAGCCGACCACGGCAGCGTCAGCCGGCAGGTGGTTCGTTTCCCCTCGACCAAGGAGACGGTGCGACTGACGGTCCGTGCCGCCGATCTGACTGACCCCGCCGACGTGGCGCGTGTGCTTCGGTTCGCTGCTCGTATCGCCGAGGTGTACGAGGCTGGCCGCGAACCCCGGCGCGACCGGCTGGTTCGATTGCGGAACTCTCTCGCCGACGACGGCTACAGCCTCGAAGCTCCAGGCGATCCGCTCGCTGTGATTACCGGCCTTGCCGCTGTGGCTGCCGCCGCCCTGCCCGACGTGACTGCCATCCGCCAAGAGTTGGTGCGCCTGGAACGGGCTTTGCCCGACGACACGGGCGCGCTGATCGGCCGAGCGAAGAATTTGATCGAGGCCACCGCGAAGGCGGTCCTCGCCCTACGCGGCCAGCCCGTTGACGACGGCGACGACGTGCCAGCGCTGGTCTCGAAGGCCAGCCACGCCCTCGGCGTCCACGTCACTCAGGCCGCAGGTCCGCAGCTCGAGCAGGTGAAGCGGGTCCTCGGCCGGCTTCTGCGGTGGGCCGGCTCGCCGCCCGATCGGCGATCGCCTGGTGCGCGTTCATGCTGGAGGTGGCGATGGGCGGGCAGTCTGCCGCGCGCTGAGGGCGAGCCGGCACCGGCTGCCTAGGTGTGGTGGTTGCGCGCCCGCGTGTCGCCGCCACCACCGCGCTCCCGGCGCTTGGCCCAGCGGCGGCCTGCAGCGGTATCGCCGGGGCCCGCAGTCTGATCCGCCGGTGGACCTGCGCCGAGCACACTGGTGCCGATCGCGGCCCAGTTGCTTTCCCGCCACCAGTTGAAGAGTTCGAGGGCGCTCAGCACGGTCACCGCTAGGGTGGCGACGAACTTCGGCCGGGCGCACACAGCGCTCGCGCTCCTCGCGAAGCGGACTCCTGACCTTGATGCATTCGGCCAGCTGCTCGCCAACGCGGGCAGCGACGTCAGTGACCCCGTCGCAGTCGCGGGCCGGCGCCCCGCCACCCGGGCCGGCACGGCCGACGAGGCGGCCCAGCTGCTCTGCATGGCCGTCACCCTGAGCATCGGCGCTGGCAGAAAGATCGTCGGACGAAAGCGGGGCATCGTCACCGACACCCCTCGGCCTGCTCCTAGCCGTCACCGACGAAACCGCCCCAACCTGGCGAGACGACTAGAATCAGCATCACTCGCAAAACGCGTGAATCAGACGCCTCTGAGAAACGCCAGCCGAATTTGCTCGTAGATCAGTCGTGTCGACGACGCCCTGTGTGGCGGTGCGGCCAAACATCTATCATCAATCCCATGAGTTTCGACGAGAGGGCGTTCCGTGAAGGGCGTATCAGGGAGGTTCGGCAGGAGAAGTTCCTTCGCGCCTTCCAGCTCTTCGTGGAAGCGTTCCCGGCGGCGGTCCTGCACCGGAGGGCCCTTCAGCTACTTGGCTCCGACATCGTTGATATCCGGCGCTGGGACGGCGCGGGGGACCGAGGAGCTTGGACCGCTCTCGTCCGGTTCGGCCAGGTCATGGAAGGCGCGTTGGGCCTGCATCGCGAGGTCATGGCACTCTACACCCAGGATAAGGAATTTCAGTTTCGAGACTTCCAAAAACTGAAACTATTTCGCGAGCGGCAGCCCCGAGAGCCGAGCCAGGACCTTTACCTTGTTTATGCCAACGATCCGAAGCTGCCCGCAAAGCTGCGCGACTGGACAGTAAGAGAGCCAATTAATGCGGTAGCCATGCCGCGCGGCGAGGCAGGGCCGTCCGAGCCCTCTGCACGCGGCGCAGAGTACGGGGCCGCCCAGGCGCTCTTACGTGACCTGACAAACAGTATCGCTAGTCAGAACCTGTACGAGGAGACCCTGCCGGTCACCGGCCGTGCCTTCTTCGGTCGCCGTGACCTCTTGCAGGAGTTGGCCTCGCAACTACGCAGCGGCAAGGTTTGCGGGATTTTTGGGCTACGGAAAACCGGGAAGACCTCGCTCGTCAAGGAACTCGGCCGACAGTTGGTGATTGCCTCGCCCACACAGCGAATCTTCGTGCTGCGCGACATGGAAGACCTGCCGAAAGACCCCAACGAACACAGCGCAGCGCTACAAATGGACCTGACGGCCAGCCTGCTACCGAAGCTCCGCGAGCTAAAGCTTCGCACTCACGAACTTACACAGTTGACCAAGGAATCTAGTCTTAGCGAGTTCCGACGCGCAATGCAGGCAATGTTGGGTCATGAGAGCTCCCGAGACATTCAGATGGTGGTGGCCCTGGACGAGATCGAATCATTGATCGGGAAGGATCCGCGGCGCTCACTCGACCGTCCGTACGTGCCCGAGTTCCTCGGCATCATGCGCAGCCTGGTGCAGGAGAACCCGAACTTCAATGTGGTTATCGCTGGCCTGACCAGCGCCGTCCTCGAGGCCGGCGTCCTTTATGGGCGGGAGAATCCGCTGTTTGCTTGGGCAAAGCCTTACTATATGCCACCGTTTGACCGGGGGGCAGCCGACGATCTGGTGCGGGACATAGGTGCGCGGATGGCAGTACGCTGGAGTGACGACGCGCTGGATAAGGTATTCGCCCTGTCCGGCGGGCACGTCTTCCTCCACCGATCGCTGTGCGCACGGATTGCCGACAATCTGCCGCTTGACCTCAGCTCCCGGGAAGTGACTCCGCAACGCGTGGACTCCGTTCAGCGGTCCTGGCGGCGTGGGATTGCTGAACAGTTACAGGAAATGCTGTCCAGTCTCGACCGGTTCTATCCCGATGCCGCCGACGTCCTCCGGCTACTCTCCGGGACCGATATCGACCCGGAGGAGGTCGACCGTGCCTATCCGTCGCAGATCGAACACCTACTCAAGCTTGGCCTCATCGACGAAGCGGCGTATGGCTACGAATTGACCGCTTTTAGCCGTATGGCGTTGCGGACGTGAGCGAACACGGCGAATGGTACTCCGACATCGCCGAGGCCATGACCGGACGAATGTTGGCATACCTCCAAGCGGGCGCGCTGTCCAGGTCAGCGCGCTTCGAAGACGACCTCCGCGGTGCACTTGAGAATCGGGGCTTTGTGGTGCACCGGGTCGACTGGGCAACCGCGGCGCGGGACGGCTGGGAACGTGCCCTTCCACCTGCCGCTGACCTCGGGCCGGGAAACGTTGTGCTCCTCTGGCATCCGGAAACGGTCGCCAACCTGCGCGACTTCGAGGACATCCTGCGACAGAGTCGTCCGAAAGGCCAGGCGGCGATAGCCTCCGGGGCGCGCCTGATCGTCGTGTCGACACGTCCGAAGCGGTTCTTCCCGGAGCCGGACGGATCCTCAATAGTCGCGGATTGCAGTCGGCTCCGGCCAATCTCGATCGACGCCAGCCGCCTCCGGTCCATGCACGCCGACCTAGAGCCTGCGGCGGCGGAGCGGATCATTAGCTTCGCCAGCGGCACGGTCGCGCTCACCGAGTACTATCTGCAGCTCGAATTCGCCGATCTTTCTGGCAACGAGAAGCGGCGCCAGGCTGGCCAGTTTCTGCGTACGACCCTGTTGCAGGCAGTCGACGAGCTCGGCACGGGCATCCTCGCTCTGCTCAATCACTTGGTGCTCGAGTGCGACGTGCTGGACATGCCCCAGGAAGACCTCGCCGAACACCAGATTGCCGCGCTCGAGTCGGCCTGCCTGCTGCGGGTGAACGACTTCGACGGCACTGCGCACCTTTTCGCCGAGCCATGGCGGGCTGAGGTCAAGGACTGTCTCGGGACTGTGTTGCGGTCCGTCGTCTCTCCTCCAGCAGAGTGGGAAGTACTGGCCCGGAAGATGTTCACCTTCGAGCGGACGGTTCGCAAGATGGTGATGGAGATACTGCTGGAGGTGCATGGTGAGGACTGGCGCAAGGTGCTAGGCGAGCGAGGGGCGAAGGCGTTCGGTTTGGCCCGCAATGACACAAATGTGTCAGCGGCGTCCCTCGACGAAATGTACACCCCTCTAGACTGGTTTTTGCTGGAGGATCTGCTCGACCTCGCCGCCGAACTCGCTACGGCACACGGCTCGGTTCGAGGCGTGCGAGCAGGTGAGTGGGCCCGGCTGAAGGTGCAGGTGGTCCCGATCCGCAACCGGGTTGCGCACGTGCGGTTACCCCTGGAAACCGACGCAGCCACTGTGCGATCGGCGCTGCTAAACCTCGACGCTCGGATGCGGGCGTTCGAGCGCGACCGCCTGAGAGATCCGGCCAACGTCGAAGCCACCCCTGAAAGCGTTGGTCCCGGCGCGACGGGGATCGGCTGATTCTGCTCGTGAAGTTGAGCCTGCCGCAGCAGCGGCTCTGTCTGCACGGCTCCTCACCAGACTGGCCACATTCCCGGGCGTAAGACGGGGCCGGCTACTCGGGCTAGCGGGACAGAGGTCCAGAATGAGGCCTATTCATCGTGATGGTCCTGGTCACGGTGGGTGCGGGAAAGGGTCTGTCGGCATAGGAGGAGGTTCCGAACTATCTGGTCGACCTCATCCGCGCCGAACGCATCCGGTGTCAAGGCCGGTGGCGCCTCGACACCGGCCAGCAGGCCATACTTGCCCTGCCCATCTGCGTAACGGGGACATTATCGCCCGTCTGGCCTGCGGCTTCGCGGTAAGCGTAACGACGGCCTGGCGGTACGTCCGGGAAGCCATCGACCTGCTCGCCGCTCATGCCGAGGACCTGAACGCGGCCATACGGCGTATCGCCCGGCTCACGTACGCGATCCTCGACGGCACCCTGATCCCGATCGACCGGGTCGCGGACCAGAGGCCGTACTACTCCGGGAAGCACACGCGGCATGGAGTCAACGTTCAGTTCACTGCGGACTGCAAGGGATGCCCTCATCTGGGCCTCGCTCGCCCTGCCGGGCGCCGTTCACGACCTGACCGCCGGCCGCACCCACGGCTTGATCGACGCGCTGGTCAACGCGAATGTGATGACCTTCGCCGACAAGGCATGCCAAGGCGCCGGCGGCAGCATCGGCACGCCCTTCAAGCGCCGCCGTCACCGGCCGCGACTGTCCCGCCGGCAGGAGACCGTCAACCGGCACCACGCCAAGATCCTGGCCGTCGGCGAGCGTGCCGTCGCCACCCTCAAGGGCTGAAGATCCTGGCGAAGCTCCGCTGCTGCCCCCGACGCACCACCGAGATCGTCCAGGCCATCCTCGCTCTACATTATGGTCCGACCAGCCAAAACCCACGATGAAAAACGGGAACGCGTGAAACCGGCCCCTCCCGAGGCAGGAGGGGCCGGTTTCGTATCGATCTCCGTGTCGGGCTGCTGCGGCGTCGTTGGAGCCCTGCCGAGCGGATGCGGGGGTGGTTCAGGCAGCGCGCTTGTCGCGGGGGATGAGGTCGGCGACGGCGTCGGCGCTGCCGCGTTCCAGTTCGAGGATGACAGTGGTGTAGGTGTCGGAGGTCAGCCCGATGGTGGAGTGTCCGAGGGTTTCCTGGACCTCTTTCATGTCGGCGCCGCCGTGGCGGAGGTAGGTGGCGGCGCAGTGGCGTAGGTCGTGCAACCGCACCGGCGGCAGGCTGGCCTTCGTGACGAGGCGGTCGAAGCGGTCGCTGATCGTCTGGGGATGCCACGCGTTGCCGTCAGGGCGGACAAAGAACCTGCCGGTGTAGGGCCACTGGTTGCCGTTGACGTGTTGCCAGCGGCGGCGTATATCGAGGTAGGCGCGTAGGGCGGTGATGGTTTTCGGGCCGAGGGGGACGGTCCGGTCGCCGGCGTCGCTTTTGACGGGCCGGACGATGGGGGTGTAGCCGACGGTGGTGATCTGCTCGACGACGGTGAGGTAGCCGGCGTCGAGGTCGACGTCGTGGTCACGCAGCCCGCACGCTTCACCGCGGCGTAACCCTCGGTGCAGGATCAGCAGGAACATCGCGTAGAGGGCGATGTCGTGGCGCTCGGCGTGGTCGAGGAACCGTCCGGCCTGCTCCGGCATCCACACCATGACCGGACTCGGGCGGTTCCCGGTGACCTGCCAGTGCTGAACCGCCTTCGCGGTCCACACCCGTGCCCTGGGTCGTTTCCCGGAGGGCAGTTCGACGCCGAGAGCGGGGTTGCTGGGAATCAGCTTCGACCGGATGACGGCGTCGTTGAGTGCCTTGCGGACTGTGGCGTACAACCGTTGCATGCTCGAGGCACCCATCGGTCGTACCCCTTTGACCATCGCGCGGATGTGGGGGTCGGTGCTGGCGCGGGCGGCGCGGATCTCGTCCTGCTTGAGTGCGATGGCGGTGAACATGGCCTCGATGTGGCTGGTGCGCAGGCTTTGGATCGGGA
The nucleotide sequence above comes from Micromonospora sp. M71_S20. Encoded proteins:
- a CDS encoding ATP-binding protein, producing the protein MSFDERAFREGRIREVRQEKFLRAFQLFVEAFPAAVLHRRALQLLGSDIVDIRRWDGAGDRGAWTALVRFGQVMEGALGLHREVMALYTQDKEFQFRDFQKLKLFRERQPREPSQDLYLVYANDPKLPAKLRDWTVREPINAVAMPRGEAGPSEPSARGAEYGAAQALLRDLTNSIASQNLYEETLPVTGRAFFGRRDLLQELASQLRSGKVCGIFGLRKTGKTSLVKELGRQLVIASPTQRIFVLRDMEDLPKDPNEHSAALQMDLTASLLPKLRELKLRTHELTQLTKESSLSEFRRAMQAMLGHESSRDIQMVVALDEIESLIGKDPRRSLDRPYVPEFLGIMRSLVQENPNFNVVIAGLTSAVLEAGVLYGRENPLFAWAKPYYMPPFDRGAADDLVRDIGARMAVRWSDDALDKVFALSGGHVFLHRSLCARIADNLPLDLSSREVTPQRVDSVQRSWRRGIAEQLQEMLSSLDRFYPDAADVLRLLSGTDIDPEEVDRAYPSQIEHLLKLGLIDEAAYGYELTAFSRMALRT
- a CDS encoding tyrosine-type recombinase/integrase, with amino-acid sequence MWGYQIELPVRPRQTRRQLRRSGFDSRDTATSELRHARSLLELADGDTDLAAQIGDLLHACRPGTPLPDRDAVAARVRAGVPASVPTTTGEYLTAWLAGRRGLAEKTVRGYSDHIRQYLIPHLGTIPIQSLRTSHIEAMFTAIALKQDEIRAARASTDPHIRAMVKGVRPMGASSMQRLYATVRKALNDAVIRSKLIPSNPALGVELPSGKRPRARVWTAKAVQHWQVTGNRPSPVMVWMPEQAGRFLDHAERHDIALYAMFLLILHRGLRRGEACGLRDHDVDLDAGYLTVVEQITTVGYTPIVRPVKSDAGDRTVPLGPKTITALRAYLDIRRRWQHVNGNQWPYTGRFFVRPDGNAWHPQTISDRFDRLVTKASLPPVRLHDLRHCAATYLRHGGADMKEVQETLGHSTIGLTSDTYTTVILELERGSADAVADLIPRDKRAA